A single region of the Raphanus sativus cultivar WK10039 unplaced genomic scaffold, ASM80110v3 Scaffold0820, whole genome shotgun sequence genome encodes:
- the LOC130503134 gene encoding agamous-like MADS-box protein AGL80 has product MYFTLAKHNTQTIIRKKNHTIVMGKKKMDITYITDGTEREATFNLRKNELMQKLHELHVLCDVDTCAFIYNQSNPIPEVWPSHSEVKSILEKFEKFSEKKKTCRSVNHEEFLHQMIEKARTKRQKQNAQNKEKYMRELMFAFLSGNMKDLSLKNDDRSELCSFIDKYLKELVHHKNQTLNNPNFEIGQSSSMALDMNIAQTSIAEAGSSSFLVSKTPRSSELTKMLQSVISSYYSDVPHENLVTSIPSTRSNQEVYIPVMYQDESYSQNKNQNLEQGFVEEMMKIGEQTGFPWMEDNHRF; this is encoded by the exons atgtattttaccTTAGCAAAACATAATACacaaacaataataagaaaaaaaaatcatacaatcGTTATGGGGAAGAAAAAGATGGACATAACTTATATTACTGATGGCACAGAGAGGGAAGCAACTTTCAACTTAAGGAAGAATGAATTGATGCAGAAACTCCATGAGCTCCATGTTCTTTGCGACGTTGATACGTGTGCATTCATCTACAATCAATCCAACCCAATTCCAGAGGTATGGCCATCACACTCAGAGGTGAAAAGCATATTAGAGAAGTTTGAAAAGTtttcagagaagaagaagacatgtaGATCGGTGAACCATGAAGAATTTCTCCATCAGATGATCGAAAAAGCCAGGACGAAAAGACAGAAACAGAATGCCCAAAACAAGGAGAAATACATGAGGGAACTCATGTTCGCTTTTCTCAGTGGGAACATGAAAGATTTGAGTTTAAAAAATGATGATCGTTCGGAGTTGTGTAGCTTCATTGATAAATATCTCAAGGAGCTTGTTCATCATAAGaaccaaaccttaaacaatccAAATTTTGAAATCGGCCAGTCTTCCTCAATGGCTCTGGACATGAACATAGCTCAAACCTCTATTGCTGAAGCAGGTTCCTCTTCCTTTCTGGTCTCCAAAACACCTAGATCTTCTGAACTAACCAAAATGTTGCAATCCGTAATCTCTTCATACTATAGTGATGTACCGCATGAAAATTTGGTTACAAGTATTCCCTCAACAAGAAGCAACCAAGAAGTATATATACCGGTTATGTATCAG GATGAATCTTAcagtcaaaataaaaatcaaaatctggAACAAGGATTCGTTGAAGAAATGATGAAAATTGGTGAGCAAACAGGTTTTCCTTGGATGGAAGACAACCACCGGTTTTAA